A window of the Campylobacter massiliensis genome harbors these coding sequences:
- a CDS encoding TRAP transporter small permease, which translates to MGKFFEILDVGIASVNKTVAVLGIAAGTLLAFVNVVMRYCFNTGWSWAGELTNYLFIWSAFFAAAYGFRKGIHISVTILIERFPAPIAKAYLIFANILTTVFLMFVVVYSVQYLQVMYELDFISVDLGVPQWVPMLVLPIAFLGASYRAGEKIYQIAMTPSDKVIINNEAEMIRDSVKKS; encoded by the coding sequence ATGGGTAAATTTTTTGAGATTTTAGATGTCGGCATCGCCTCGGTAAACAAAACCGTAGCTGTGCTAGGCATCGCCGCAGGCACGCTGCTAGCCTTTGTTAACGTAGTGATGAGATACTGCTTTAACACAGGCTGGTCGTGGGCGGGCGAGCTAACTAACTATCTTTTTATCTGGTCGGCGTTTTTTGCCGCCGCTTACGGCTTTAGAAAAGGCATACATATCTCGGTTACGATTTTGATCGAGAGATTTCCCGCTCCTATCGCCAAAGCCTACCTCATCTTCGCAAACATCCTAACGACGGTATTTTTGATGTTCGTCGTGGTTTATAGCGTGCAGTATCTGCAGGTGATGTACGAGCTTGATTTCATAAGCGTGGATCTAGGCGTGCCGCAGTGGGTACCGATGCTAGTACTTCCGATAGCGTTTTTAGGCGCCAGCTACCGCGCCGGCGAGAAAATTTACCAGATCGCTATGACGCCTTCGGATAAAGTCATTATAAACAACGAAGCCGAGATGATACGCGACTCGGTCAAGAAAAGCTAA
- a CDS encoding DctP family TRAP transporter solute-binding subunit, translating to MKIKLLSALLLSCALAGSAFAAGKTYTIKFAHVVAASTPKGKAADFFAKRVGELSGGAIKVEVYPAASLMDDDRVFGALKLGNVQMAAPSFSKFTPIVPQFQLFDLPFIFRDNAHLYAVQDGEVGQALKDMIAKKGFIALDFWDAGFKHFSSSKKPIVEPEDAKGQKFRIQSSKVLEEQIKVVGGNPQVLPFSEVYPALQQGVVDATENPLSNFYNSKFYEAQSSLTLSGHGYLGYLVVMSEKFWKGLPDDMKAHVTQALKEATAYEREETAKEEEHILSELKKFASESKKLEIIELNADQKSKWAEAMKPIYPNFYNVIGQDLVEKTINTK from the coding sequence ATGAAAATTAAGTTACTTTCCGCACTGCTTCTTTCTTGCGCGCTTGCGGGCAGCGCGTTTGCCGCAGGCAAAACATACACGATCAAATTTGCCCACGTAGTGGCCGCCTCTACGCCAAAAGGCAAGGCTGCCGATTTTTTTGCTAAACGTGTCGGCGAGCTTAGCGGCGGAGCGATCAAGGTAGAGGTATATCCTGCCGCATCGCTGATGGACGACGATAGAGTTTTTGGAGCGCTAAAGCTTGGCAACGTACAGATGGCTGCGCCTAGTTTTTCTAAATTTACGCCGATAGTACCGCAGTTTCAGCTATTTGACCTGCCGTTTATCTTTAGAGACAACGCTCATCTTTACGCTGTTCAAGACGGCGAAGTCGGACAAGCTCTAAAAGATATGATCGCTAAAAAAGGCTTCATCGCGCTTGATTTTTGGGACGCGGGATTTAAGCACTTTAGCTCAAGCAAAAAGCCTATCGTAGAGCCTGAGGACGCTAAGGGGCAAAAATTCCGTATCCAAAGCTCAAAAGTGCTTGAAGAGCAGATCAAAGTAGTCGGCGGCAACCCGCAAGTATTGCCGTTTTCAGAGGTTTATCCAGCCCTTCAACAAGGCGTAGTCGATGCGACGGAAAACCCGCTTTCAAATTTCTATAACTCCAAATTTTACGAAGCGCAAAGCTCTTTAACGCTATCAGGCCACGGATATTTGGGATATTTAGTCGTTATGAGCGAGAAATTTTGGAAAGGTTTGCCTGATGATATGAAGGCTCACGTAACGCAAGCTCTAAAAGAGGCTACGGCTTATGAGCGCGAAGAGACGGCTAAAGAAGAGGAGCACATCTTAAGCGAGCTTAAAAAATTCGCAAGCGAGAGCAAAAAGCTTGAGATAATCGAGCTAAACGCCGATCAAAAGAGCAAATGGGCAGAGGCTATGAAGCCGATTTATCCGAACTTCTACAACGTGATCGGTCAAGACCTAGTAGAAAAAACGATAAATACGAAGTAG
- the sodB gene encoding superoxide dismutase [Fe] has translation MFELRKLPFDPKANAVVSEETCSYHHGKHHQTYVNNLNNLIKGTEFEGASLFDILTKSSGGVFNNAAQVYNHDFYWDCIAKKSQMSDELKARLEKDIPNFKEEFLKAATTLFGSGWAWLVYNPKEDKLQIVQTSNAQTPVTDGFVPLLVADVWEHAYYVDYRNARPAYLEKLFENINWDFVSSAYEWALKEGLNSVKFYVSELHGGAKSCCGCGCH, from the coding sequence ATGTTTGAACTTAGAAAACTGCCTTTCGATCCGAAAGCAAACGCAGTCGTTAGCGAGGAAACCTGTAGTTACCACCACGGCAAACACCACCAAACCTACGTCAATAACTTAAATAATTTGATAAAAGGTACCGAGTTTGAGGGCGCTAGCCTCTTTGATATCCTGACAAAAAGCTCCGGCGGCGTGTTTAACAACGCGGCCCAGGTCTATAACCACGACTTTTACTGGGATTGCATCGCGAAAAAAAGCCAAATGAGCGACGAGCTAAAAGCTCGCTTGGAAAAAGATATTCCAAATTTTAAAGAGGAGTTTTTAAAGGCTGCGACTACGCTTTTTGGCTCCGGCTGGGCGTGGCTAGTTTATAATCCAAAAGAGGACAAACTTCAAATCGTACAAACAAGCAACGCGCAAACTCCGGTAACGGACGGCTTCGTGCCGCTTCTAGTCGCGGACGTTTGGGAGCACGCATACTACGTCGACTACAGAAACGCGCGCCCGGCGTATTTGGAAAAGTTGTTTGAAAATATCAACTGGGATTTCGTCTCGAGCGCTTACGAGTGGGCGCTAAAAGAGGGGCTAAATTCGGTTAAATTTTACGTTTCCGAGCTTCATGGCGGTGCTAAATCTTGCTGCGGTTGCGGTTGTCATTAA
- a CDS encoding ribonucleoside triphosphate reductase, with the protein MKFILKRDGTKQEYLPYKIQDAIKKAFESESKEYDDKVFLDVMGHVFDSEVLSVEDVQDYIEKALFNAGHFDVMKSFMLYRHTHKLQREQILGLNEDTTYINSTQTISEYINGTDWRILANSNTSYSNAGLINNTAGKVIANYWLDKVYSKEEGLAHRNGDYHIHDLDCLTGYCAGWSLRALLNEGFNGVRGRVESKAPKHFREALYQMANFLGILQSEWAGAQAFSSFDTYLAPYVFRDKLSDKEIKKAITSFIFNLNVPARWGQSPFTNVTIDITCPSDLRDQIPTREDRHIFSDLEDAELAQEAAKRGFNKLTDMTYRAFEPEMNRIDKAFYEIMTEGDKCSQPFTFPIPTVNITEDFDWDSEVAKVLFENTAKMGSSYFQNFVGSQYTTDENGNRVANDKAYKPGHVRSMCCRLQLDLRELLKRGGGLFGSAEMTGSIGVVTLNLARLGYLYKGDKKGLYTRLEYLLNLAKSTLEKKRAFIQEMYERGLYPYTARYLKHFNNHFSTIGINGMNELLRNFTNDKENIATDFGREFAIEMIEFLRGKIREFQESTGNLYNLEATPAEGTTYRFAKEDKKRYPDIIQAGSGENIYYTNSTQLPANFTDDAFEALDLQDELQSSYTGGTVLHLYMKERISSAAACKDLVRGVVNNYKLPYITITPVFSVCAKHGYISGEHEYCPKCDEELLAKFKAENSVK; encoded by the coding sequence ATGAAATTTATCCTAAAACGCGACGGCACGAAGCAAGAATACCTCCCGTATAAAATCCAAGACGCGATCAAAAAAGCCTTTGAAAGCGAGTCAAAAGAGTACGACGACAAGGTCTTTTTAGACGTGATGGGGCACGTGTTTGATAGCGAAGTTTTGAGCGTCGAGGACGTGCAAGACTACATCGAAAAGGCGCTTTTTAATGCGGGGCACTTCGACGTGATGAAGAGCTTTATGCTCTACCGCCACACGCACAAGCTTCAGCGCGAGCAAATTTTAGGACTAAACGAAGATACGACCTACATCAACTCCACCCAAACCATCAGCGAGTACATCAACGGCACCGACTGGCGAATTCTCGCCAACTCAAATACTAGCTACTCAAACGCCGGCCTCATCAACAACACCGCGGGCAAGGTCATCGCCAACTACTGGCTAGATAAGGTGTATAGCAAAGAAGAGGGGCTCGCGCACCGAAACGGCGACTATCACATCCACGATCTTGACTGCCTCACCGGCTACTGCGCTGGCTGGAGCCTAAGGGCGCTTTTAAACGAGGGCTTTAACGGCGTGCGCGGCAGAGTCGAGAGTAAGGCGCCCAAGCACTTCCGCGAAGCGCTTTATCAGATGGCAAATTTCCTAGGAATTTTACAAAGCGAGTGGGCGGGCGCGCAGGCGTTTAGCAGCTTTGACACATATCTTGCACCTTACGTTTTTCGCGACAAGCTAAGCGACAAAGAGATCAAAAAGGCGATAACGAGCTTTATCTTTAACCTAAATGTGCCGGCTCGCTGGGGCCAGAGTCCGTTTACCAACGTAACGATCGATATCACCTGCCCGTCCGATCTGCGCGACCAGATCCCTACGCGCGAGGATAGGCATATATTTAGCGATCTAGAGGATGCCGAGCTAGCGCAGGAGGCCGCCAAGCGCGGCTTTAACAAGCTAACCGATATGACCTACCGCGCCTTTGAGCCAGAGATGAACCGCATCGACAAGGCGTTTTACGAGATCATGACCGAGGGCGACAAGTGCTCGCAGCCATTTACTTTCCCGATTCCGACGGTAAATATCACCGAGGACTTCGACTGGGACAGTGAGGTGGCGAAGGTGCTTTTTGAAAACACGGCGAAAATGGGCTCGAGCTATTTTCAAAATTTCGTCGGCAGCCAGTATACGACCGATGAAAACGGCAACCGCGTCGCAAACGACAAAGCCTATAAACCCGGCCACGTACGCTCGATGTGCTGCCGCTTGCAGCTAGATTTGCGCGAGTTGCTAAAGCGCGGCGGAGGGCTGTTCGGTAGTGCAGAGATGACCGGCAGCATCGGCGTCGTGACGCTAAATTTAGCTCGCTTGGGCTATCTATATAAAGGCGATAAAAAGGGGCTCTACACGCGCCTTGAGTATCTGCTAAATTTAGCCAAATCCACGCTCGAAAAAAAGCGCGCCTTTATCCAGGAGATGTACGAGCGCGGCCTATATCCGTACACCGCACGCTATCTAAAGCACTTTAACAACCACTTTAGCACCATCGGCATCAACGGCATGAACGAGCTTTTGCGAAATTTCACGAACGACAAGGAAAACATAGCGACCGATTTTGGGCGAGAATTTGCGATCGAGATGATAGAGTTTTTGCGCGGTAAAATTCGCGAATTTCAAGAGAGCACAGGCAACCTTTATAATCTCGAAGCCACGCCTGCCGAAGGCACTACATATCGCTTTGCTAAAGAGGATAAAAAGCGATATCCCGATATCATCCAAGCAGGATCTGGCGAAAATATCTACTACACCAACTCCACGCAGCTACCGGCAAATTTCACCGACGACGCGTTCGAGGCGCTCGATCTGCAAGACGAACTGCAAAGCTCCTACACCGGCGGTACGGTGCTGCACCTGTATATGAAGGAGCGTATCAGCTCGGCTGCGGCCTGCAAGGATCTCGTGCGCGGCGTGGTAAACAACTACAAGCTACCCTATATCACGATAACGCCGGTCTTTAGCGTCTGCGCCAAACACGGCTACATCAGCGGCGAGCACGAATACTGCCCGAAATGCGACGAGGAGCTTTTGGCTAAATTTAAGGCTGAAAATAGCGTAAAATAG
- a CDS encoding SRPBCC family protein, translating to MHQIVWPKGFVPRFADNFVSNEMIIKGLSLSDVWENLVNTAIWTKYYSNMADVGFYDQEGARLKENSRFKFKTFGFPIEAKITEFVPSFDGEPARIAWHGWNETKNKDERLDVIHAWLLEELPGGRVRILTQETQNGKPAVELAKTRPNPMLNGHQAWLDGLIEFSLKNK from the coding sequence ATGCATCAAATAGTATGGCCAAAGGGCTTTGTTCCGAGATTTGCGGATAATTTTGTATCAAATGAGATGATAATAAAGGGGCTGTCTTTAAGCGACGTTTGGGAAAATTTAGTAAACACCGCGATTTGGACGAAATACTACTCAAATATGGCGGACGTGGGGTTTTACGATCAAGAAGGTGCTCGTTTAAAAGAAAACTCTAGGTTTAAATTTAAAACTTTTGGGTTTCCGATCGAGGCTAAGATCACAGAATTCGTGCCCTCTTTTGACGGAGAGCCTGCGCGTATAGCTTGGCATGGCTGGAACGAGACTAAAAATAAAGACGAGAGGCTAGACGTCATTCACGCGTGGCTTTTGGAGGAACTTCCGGGAGGCAGGGTGAGAATTTTGACCCAAGAGACTCAAAACGGCAAACCCGCGGTAGAGCTTGCCAAAACCAGACCAAATCCTATGCTAAACGGCCATCAAGCTTGGTTGGACGGGCTGATAGAATTTTCTTTAAAAAATAAATAG
- a CDS encoding type 1 glutamine amidotransferase domain-containing protein encodes MNTIFSILIVVTTFSDVSDHQKTGVWFEEYAVPYQIFQEQGYNVTVATIDGKEIPIDPRSMPKDKQKWGKELESLKYSVKISDVDLTKFDAVYIPGGHGAMYDLPKSKDAIKAIEYFANQNKIVASICHGPASLINVNLADGTPFVKGKTLTSFTNDEENTAKVVPENELPFMLETELTKKGANFVAGAKWSGHVEVSGNLITGQNPMSSKSVGLTIVKELEKRGK; translated from the coding sequence ATGAATACGATTTTTTCAATATTAATCGTTGTTACGACGTTTTCTGATGTTAGCGATCATCAAAAAACTGGCGTTTGGTTTGAGGAGTACGCAGTGCCGTATCAAATTTTCCAAGAGCAAGGCTACAACGTAACCGTCGCTACGATTGACGGTAAAGAGATACCTATCGATCCAAGAAGCATGCCCAAAGATAAACAAAAATGGGGAAAAGAGCTTGAGTCTTTAAAATATAGCGTAAAGATAAGTGACGTCGATCTAACGAAATTTGACGCGGTTTATATCCCGGGCGGACACGGAGCTATGTATGACTTGCCAAAGAGCAAAGACGCCATCAAAGCCATAGAGTATTTCGCGAACCAAAATAAGATAGTCGCGTCAATTTGCCACGGCCCTGCAAGCCTAATAAACGTAAATTTAGCCGATGGCACGCCGTTTGTCAAAGGCAAAACCCTAACCAGCTTCACAAACGACGAGGAAAATACGGCAAAAGTAGTCCCTGAAAATGAGTTGCCGTTTATGCTAGAAACAGAGCTTACGAAAAAAGGCGCAAATTTCGTCGCGGGAGCAAAATGGAGCGGTCACGTAGAAGTTAGCGGCAATCTAATCACCGGTCAAAACCCTATGTCGTCAAAAAGCGTAGGCTTGACGATAGTAAAAGAACTAGAAAAAAGAGGAAAATAA
- a CDS encoding winged helix-turn-helix transcriptional regulator codes for MAKKATYNCGFELTLELVGGKWKGLILWKLNEKGTLRYGELGREIKDITQKMLTTQLKELEESGLVIRTVYNQIPPKVEYSLSECGKELSDIFIAMKEWGVKYAKNNDIEVLCEL; via the coding sequence ATGGCAAAAAAGGCAACTTACAACTGCGGCTTTGAGCTAACTTTAGAGTTAGTCGGCGGAAAATGGAAGGGTTTGATCCTTTGGAAACTGAATGAAAAAGGCACGTTAAGATACGGCGAGCTGGGGCGAGAGATAAAAGATATCACGCAAAAAATGCTAACTACGCAGCTAAAAGAGCTCGAAGAGAGCGGTCTTGTTATAAGAACGGTCTATAATCAAATCCCGCCCAAGGTCGAATACTCGCTGAGCGAATGCGGAAAAGAGCTTAGCGATATCTTTATAGCGATGAAAGAGTGGGGAGTAAAATACGCGAAAAACAACGATATCGAAGTTTTATGCGAATTGTAG
- a CDS encoding isoaspartyl peptidase/L-asparaginase family protein, producing the protein MKHFSLSKAVFMAASLALLGLTAANAQEKFSPVIVIHGGTSGLDLTKEEFKIREEPMNRALLAGQAVLEKGGSAMDAVTAAIMVLEDDPNFNAGKGAVFTADGFNELDASIMDGSTKKAGAVAMARHIKNPILGARLVMDKTWHTLVAGEGADKLAKESGLEMVDQKYFFTQFRYDALQKAKEKQKLLLDSEKAKKTSLNLHERPYLGTVGAIALDKNGNLAAATSTGGMTNKMTGRIGDSPIIGSGTYADNDSVAVSCTGTGDIYMRVNAAHEVSALYKYKTSDVQKAAEEAVSQVKALGGSGGIISIDKHGHTGFAWTKDKLGMYHGEARLGAKPIVYWPLGEK; encoded by the coding sequence ATGAAGCACTTTTCACTCTCAAAGGCCGTTTTTATGGCGGCGAGTTTGGCCCTGCTCGGGCTGACGGCTGCGAATGCGCAGGAGAAATTTTCCCCAGTTATCGTCATTCACGGCGGCACCAGCGGGCTTGATCTAACCAAGGAGGAATTTAAAATCCGCGAGGAGCCGATGAACCGGGCGCTTTTAGCAGGTCAGGCCGTGCTTGAGAAGGGCGGCAGCGCGATGGATGCCGTAACGGCGGCCATTATGGTGCTTGAGGACGATCCGAATTTCAACGCGGGAAAGGGTGCGGTATTTACGGCCGACGGATTTAACGAACTCGACGCCTCGATCATGGACGGCTCGACCAAAAAAGCAGGCGCGGTCGCGATGGCGCGGCATATCAAAAACCCTATCCTAGGCGCCAGGCTTGTGATGGATAAGACGTGGCATACGCTAGTCGCCGGCGAGGGAGCCGACAAGCTCGCCAAAGAAAGCGGCCTAGAGATGGTCGATCAGAAGTATTTTTTCACGCAGTTTAGATACGACGCGCTGCAAAAAGCCAAAGAGAAGCAAAAGCTGCTACTTGATAGCGAAAAGGCGAAAAAGACGTCGCTAAATTTACACGAGCGTCCGTATCTAGGCACCGTGGGAGCGATCGCGCTGGATAAAAACGGCAACCTAGCCGCGGCGACCAGCACGGGCGGCATGACAAATAAAATGACCGGCCGCATCGGCGATAGCCCGATAATAGGCTCCGGAACCTACGCCGACAACGACTCTGTGGCGGTTTCTTGCACCGGCACGGGCGACATCTACATGCGAGTAAACGCCGCGCACGAGGTCTCGGCTCTGTATAAATACAAAACCTCCGACGTGCAAAAAGCCGCCGAAGAAGCGGTAAGCCAGGTCAAAGCACTCGGCGGTAGCGGCGGCATCATCTCGATCGACAAGCACGGACACACAGGCTTTGCGTGGACGAAAGACAAGCTCGGCATGTATCACGGCGAAGCAAGGCTCGGAGCTAAGCCGATCGTTTATTGGCCGCTTGGCGAGAAATGA
- a CDS encoding GNAT family N-acetyltransferase produces MQEKPADAKYEISRAVKADLAAITRIYNASVLEQNATATLHPVGIEEREAWFDAHKAANRPIYVLRELCEGNYGEADCERKFDSDGENFGAQKIGAANQKGEILAWGSLGDYHPREGYHITAEISVYVAPGARGKGLGGRLVNFMLKRAPELGVKNIVALIFSSNAASLNLFAKFGFTRWGELPEVCDMGGKLESLAILGKKLG; encoded by the coding sequence ATGCAAGAAAAACCCGCCGACGCAAAATACGAAATCTCGCGCGCCGTCAAGGCTGATCTAGCCGCTATCACGCGCATTTATAACGCGAGCGTTTTGGAGCAAAACGCCACGGCCACGCTGCATCCGGTCGGCATAGAGGAGCGCGAAGCGTGGTTTGACGCGCACAAGGCGGCAAATCGCCCGATATACGTGCTACGCGAGCTTTGCGAGGGAAATTACGGCGAAGCTGATTGCGAGAGAAAATTTGACTCAGACGGCGAAAATTTCGGCGCGCAAAAGATAGGCGCCGCAAACCAAAAGGGCGAAATCTTAGCCTGGGGCAGCCTTGGCGACTATCATCCGCGCGAGGGCTACCACATCACGGCCGAGATCAGCGTCTACGTCGCACCGGGCGCTCGCGGCAAAGGACTGGGCGGACGGCTAGTAAATTTTATGCTTAAACGCGCGCCGGAATTGGGCGTCAAAAACATCGTCGCGCTGATATTTTCGAGCAATGCCGCAAGCTTAAATTTGTTTGCAAAATTCGGCTTTACGCGCTGGGGCGAACTACCCGAAGTCTGCGATATGGGCGGCAAGCTCGAGAGCCTAGCGATACTGGGCAAAAAACTGGGGTAG
- the murI gene encoding glutamate racemase, translating into MKIAFFDSGIGGLSVLAEALRRFSGAEFLYFADEDHVPYGTKSRAEIVRLSLDAVGFLVSRGADAVVVACNTATSAAISELRGAFGVPVIGMEPAVKLAADSFGARPTLLIATPLTIAGEKLARLVGRLECETWSLPLPRLVEFAQDLEFDSPAVRTYLREELDKFELERLGSLVLGCTHFNYFKDVLREILPPYVRIIDGIDGTLNRLASELGGGLRLARGEDLPSRTTKFNAEDGVKFDTNLSVQAGKFGAEGRGAGGEQGAGGGNESCVGKNNAEGYGADGGKIYYPNGNSVEYFYSGRALDAAQLRKVEVFLKRLDAMREIN; encoded by the coding sequence TTGAAAATAGCGTTTTTTGACTCGGGTATCGGCGGGCTGAGCGTGCTAGCCGAGGCTCTGCGGCGGTTTAGCGGGGCAGAGTTTTTGTATTTTGCCGACGAGGATCACGTCCCCTACGGCACAAAAAGTAGAGCTGAGATCGTGCGGCTGAGCCTCGATGCGGTCGGGTTTCTGGTCTCGCGCGGCGCGGACGCGGTCGTCGTAGCTTGCAACACCGCCACGAGCGCGGCTATCTCGGAGCTTCGCGGCGCATTTGGCGTGCCAGTTATCGGCATGGAGCCCGCCGTCAAGCTCGCCGCGGACAGCTTCGGCGCGCGCCCGACGCTGCTCATCGCCACGCCGCTAACGATCGCCGGCGAGAAGCTAGCGCGCCTCGTGGGGCGGCTGGAGTGCGAGACGTGGAGCCTGCCGCTGCCTCGCCTCGTGGAGTTTGCGCAGGATTTGGAGTTTGACTCGCCCGCGGTTCGGACGTATCTGCGGGAGGAGCTAGATAAATTTGAGCTTGAGCGCCTCGGTTCGCTCGTGCTTGGCTGCACGCATTTTAACTATTTCAAGGACGTTTTGCGCGAAATTTTGCCGCCGTACGTGCGCATCATCGACGGCATCGACGGCACGCTAAACCGCCTTGCAAGCGAGCTAGGTGGAGGGCTAAGGCTTGCGCGCGGCGAGGATTTGCCATCGCGGACGACTAAATTTAACGCCGAGGATGGCGTAAAATTTGATACGAATTTATCGGTGCAAGCCGGCAAATTTGGCGCGGAAGGACGAGGCGCGGGTGGCGAGCAGGGCGCAGGAGGGGGCAACGAAAGCTGTGTCGGCAAAAATAATGCAGAAGGATATGGCGCGGACGGCGGCAAAATTTACTATCCAAACGGCAACAGCGTGGAGTATTTTTACTCGGGCAGGGCGCTAGATGCGGCGCAGCTACGCAAGGTGGAAGTTTTTTTAAAACGGCTTGATGCGATGCGAGAGATTAACTAA
- a CDS encoding M48 family metallopeptidase: MTIRKIILLAAFTATMLTGCFTSSTSGGALGENRRQMFLVGEQEMNEAAAKAYVQTLSGARKKGALNIDPVMTKRVQDVAKRLIAQVGAFREDALKWKWEVNVIDENTINAWCMPGGRIVVYSGIIKNLSLTNGELAAVMGHEIAHALREHSREQASTDMLKNVGIFAVSQAAGLGDLATGAMNMAAQYTISLPFSRSHEREADHIGTELMARAGYDPKEAVNVWVKMSQKSGGSVPEILSTHPSSQSRIADLREVAAKLESVYLQAKK; the protein is encoded by the coding sequence ATGACGATAAGAAAAATTATTTTACTCGCTGCATTTACCGCGACGATGCTGACGGGCTGCTTCACTAGCTCGACTAGCGGTGGCGCGCTAGGCGAAAACAGACGCCAAATGTTTCTAGTCGGAGAACAGGAGATGAACGAGGCCGCAGCCAAAGCCTACGTGCAAACGCTAAGCGGCGCGCGTAAAAAGGGGGCGCTAAACATCGATCCCGTGATGACCAAAAGAGTGCAAGACGTCGCCAAACGCCTGATCGCGCAGGTCGGGGCGTTTAGGGAGGATGCGCTCAAGTGGAAATGGGAAGTAAACGTGATCGACGAAAATACGATAAACGCGTGGTGTATGCCCGGCGGCCGCATCGTCGTTTATAGCGGCATCATCAAAAATCTCTCGCTCACAAACGGCGAGCTAGCCGCAGTCATGGGACACGAGATCGCGCACGCGCTGCGTGAACATAGCCGCGAGCAGGCCAGCACGGATATGCTCAAAAACGTCGGCATTTTCGCCGTTTCGCAGGCTGCAGGACTGGGCGATCTAGCTACCGGCGCCATGAATATGGCCGCACAATACACCATCTCGTTGCCGTTTTCTCGCTCGCACGAGCGCGAGGCTGACCACATCGGCACGGAGCTGATGGCACGCGCGGGCTACGATCCTAAAGAGGCGGTAAACGTCTGGGTCAAAATGTCGCAAAAAAGCGGCGGCAGCGTGCCTGAGATACTGAGCACCCACCCGTCCAGCCAAAGCCGCATCGCCGATCTGCGAGAGGTCGCGGCCAAGCTCGAATCGGTGTATCTGCAAGCCAAAAAGTAA
- a CDS encoding putative transporter: MFSSFFASKKWVQWAHLGVILILALTYAQVQLTVAINEWYKGFYDILQDVKNHTVGDFWTAIEIFAALAFPFVLLGTAISYFTRVWTLRWREAMTFSYIDYWKKTPKDIEGSSQRIQEDIYRFAKIVEDLGTTVVDAVMTLVAFVPILWVLSAKVKVPFMENVAGSLVWIAVATSAGGLIVSWFVGIKLPGLEYNNQKVEAAFRKELVYAEDDKQNYGDTRKLEELFQKIRFNFGRLFLHYGYFDVWKYSFSQAMIIVPLIALGPSVLTGAITLGVMMQVVNAFSQVRASLSIFIGNWTTITELRSIHKRLKEFETNIGYKGTKNENNEGLGLDIFAYWAITIVAFAIYLKLMEFSI, encoded by the coding sequence ATGTTTTCGTCGTTTTTCGCGAGCAAAAAATGGGTGCAGTGGGCGCACCTGGGTGTGATATTGATACTAGCTCTTACCTACGCGCAGGTGCAGCTAACGGTAGCGATAAACGAGTGGTACAAGGGCTTTTACGATATATTGCAAGACGTCAAAAACCACACGGTAGGGGACTTTTGGACGGCGATCGAGATTTTTGCCGCGCTAGCGTTTCCTTTCGTGCTACTAGGTACGGCTATATCGTATTTTACGCGGGTTTGGACGCTTCGGTGGCGAGAGGCGATGACCTTTAGCTACATCGACTATTGGAAAAAGACGCCAAAAGATATCGAAGGTAGCTCGCAACGTATCCAAGAGGACATCTACCGTTTTGCTAAGATCGTCGAGGATCTGGGCACTACGGTGGTGGATGCGGTTATGACGCTAGTGGCCTTCGTGCCCATCCTTTGGGTGCTTAGCGCAAAGGTAAAAGTGCCGTTTATGGAGAACGTAGCCGGCTCGCTCGTGTGGATCGCGGTGGCTACTAGTGCGGGCGGCCTCATCGTCTCGTGGTTTGTGGGCATAAAGCTACCCGGTCTTGAGTACAACAACCAAAAAGTCGAAGCCGCATTTAGAAAAGAGCTCGTCTATGCCGAGGACGACAAGCAAAACTACGGCGATACGCGCAAGCTAGAAGAGCTTTTTCAAAAGATAAGATTTAACTTCGGCAGGCTCTTTTTGCACTATGGATATTTCGACGTTTGGAAATACAGCTTTAGCCAAGCCATGATCATCGTTCCGCTCATAGCCCTAGGCCCTAGCGTACTAACGGGCGCGATAACCCTGGGCGTGATGATGCAAGTCGTAAATGCCTTTTCTCAGGTGCGCGCTAGCTTGTCGATATTTATAGGAAACTGGACGACCATCACCGAGCTACGCTCCATACACAAGCGTTTGAAAGAATTTGAAACCAACATCGGCTACAAAGGCACGAAAAACGAGAACAACGAAGGACTCGGACTTGATATATTTGCCTATTGGGCGATCACGATCGTAGCCTTTGCGATATATTTAAAGCTAATGGAATTTAGCATATAA